The DNA window TGCAGCTGGCGGTCGTGTTCGCGTGCGCCGCCTTCTCGTACCGCTTCGTGGAGGACCCCATCCGCAAGGGGGCCATCGGCGCGTTCGCCAAGCGCGTCCGCGCGCGCGAGGTGGACGTTCCCGCCTGGCTGGGGAAGCGCGCCGTCCCCGTCTGCGCGGGCGCCGTCGTGGTCGCTGTGGCCGTGGGCGGGCTCGTCTTCGTGCCGCCCACCTCGGCGCTTGAGGGCGGCGACCTGCTCAAAGACGAGGAGGCGCACGTCGCCGGCATCCCCGAGGTGCCGCCCGAAACCCCGGCCGACGGCGAGGCGCCGGCCGTGCAGCCCGTGCTCGATGTGCTCATGATCGGCGACTCCGTCTCGGTGCGCGCCATCCCCTACTTCGAGGAGGCGTTCCCCTACGGCGCCATCGACGCCGCCGTGAACCGCCAGATCTATGCGGGCGCGGAGGTGTACCAGCCGTACGCGGAGCAGGCCATCGTCGGCGGCGCCGTCGTGTTCGCGCTGGGCACGAACGGGCCCGCGAACGACGAGGAGATCGACGAGCTGATGGCCGCCGTCGGAACCGACAAGCAGGTGTTCTTCGTGAACACGCGCAGCCCGCAGCCGTGGGTGGGCGAGACGAACGACGCCCTGGCGCGCGCCGCCGAGCGTTACGGCAACGCGAGCGTGATCGATTGGCACGACGCGAGCGCCGGACAGGACGCCTACTTCGACGGCGACGGCACGCACCTCACCGAGGAGGGCGCGCAGGCCTACATCGACCTCGTCCACGAAGCGGTGGCGCCCTACCTGCCCTCGCACGAGGAGGACGACGAGGCCGCACGCCTCAAGTCCCCCGCCGAACTGGCCGTCGAAAGCGCCCAAGAGGCCGCGAAGGCGCTCATCGAACGGGTGCCGCAGGCGATATGACGCCGCCTGTTGTCATCCTGAGCGGAGCAAGGCCCTCTCATCTTGTCATCCTGAGCGAGCGAAGCAAGTCGAAGGATCCCCCGCGGCGCCAGCAGTGACGCTTACTGCTGGCGCCGCGGGGGATCCTTCGACTCCGCTCCCTTCGGTCGCTCCGCTCAGGATGACAGAGGGGGTCCCACCGCGCTCCGCTCGGGATGACAAAAAGCAAAAGAGGGGCCGGTCGCGATGACCGGCCCCTCTTCATAGGTTCAGCTTGAGGGCGTCGCCGTTACTCGGCGGCGGGCTCCTCGGCGACCGGAGCAGCCTCTTCCTTCTTCTCGGCCTTCTTCTTGGCCGGCTTCTCCTCGGCCTGGATGGTCTCGTCGACCTCGATCTCGAAGCCCAGGTCAGCCGCGGCGGCCTTCATGGACAGGGAGATACGACGGCGCTCGGGGTTGATCTCCATGACCTTCACCTTCACCTCGTCGCCGGCCTTCACGACCTGCGCGGGGGTGTCGATGTGCTTCATAGCCATCTCGGAGATGTGCACGAGGCCCTCGATGGACTGGCCGAGCTCGATGAACGCGCCAAACGGCACGATCTTGGTCACCTTGCCGTCGACGATGGTGCCCACCGGATAGCTCTCGACGAGCTTGATCCACGGATCCTCCGTCGTCTGCTTGAGGCCGAGCGAGATGCGCTCGCGCTGCAGATCGACGTCCAGGACCTCCACCTCGACCTCGTCGCCCACCTTGACGACCTCGGAGGGATGGTTGACGTGGTTCCAGGACAGCTCGGAGATGTGCACCAGGCCGTCGATGCCGCCGAGGTCGACGAACGCGCCGAAGTCGACGATCGAGGAGACGGTGCCCTTGAGGCGCATGCCCTTCGTGAGCTTCGCGAGGATCTCGGCGCGCTCGTTCTTGCGGCCCTCCTCAAGCAGCACGCGGCGGGACAGCACGACGTTGTTGCGGTTGCGGTCCATCTCGATGACGCGGGCCTCGATCTCGGTGCCCAGGTACATGTCGAGATCCTTGACGCGACGGAGGTCGACCAGCGACGCCGGCAGGAAGCCGCGCAGGCCGATGTCCAGGATGAGGCCGCCCTTGACCACTTCGATGACCTCGCCCGTGACCACTTCGCCGGCCTTGAACTTCTCTTCGACGCGGATCCAGGCACGCTCGTACTCGGCGCGCTTCTTGGAGAGGATCAGGCGGCCGTCCTTGTCCTCCTTCTGGAGCACGAGGGCTTCGATCTTCTCGCCCAGCTCCACGATGTCGGACGGGTCGGCGTCCTTGCGGATGGACAGCTCGCGCGACGGGATGACGCCCTCGCTCTTGAACCCGATGTCCACGAGCACCTCGTCGTGCTCGATCTTGACGACCGTGCCGTCGACCAGGTCGCCCTCGTCGAACTCGGTCAGCGTGCCGTCGATCATCGCGTTCATTTCCGCATCGGAGATGTCCTCGAAGTCGATGACGGACGTGTTCTTGATGTCGGTCAAAACGGACCCCTTTCAAACTTTCTCGGGGACCCTTCGTCATGATTGATGCTTACACCATGTTCGCTCTGCAAAAGCTTGCTCGCTCAGCTGTGCAACAAAAACATGTCTCGGGGGCCTACAGTTTCCTCGCTTACGGGCCTATTCCCGATAAGCCGCATTAGTATACCACGGCTCGTTTGAGGCCGCGCATCTATTTTTGCGAGCGACACGATATTCTCAACCGCTCTCGCCCCCGCGCCCCGCCGAGCCCGCCTGCTTGCGGTCCAGCCGGCACGCGCCGCCCACGCAGCCCAGCTCGCGCGCGCCGCCCGGCACCTCGGCCCCGAACACGAGGCGCTCGAACGCCGCCGCGTCCACCGGCCGCGAGAACAGGTAGCCCTGGATGTAGTCGCAGCCCGCCTTCGCCAAAAAGCCCAGCTGCGCCTCGGTTTCCACGCCCTCGGCCACCGTGTCCATGCCCAGCTGGCGCGCCATCGCGATGACGGCGTCGATGATGGCCGCCCCGCGCGCCTCGTCGCAGTTGGGGTCGCCGAAGAACGCGCGGTCCAGCTTGAGCACGTCCACCTCGAGGTTCTTCAGCACGTTGAGCGACGAGTAGCCGCTGCCGAAGTCGTCCATGGAGCAGCGGTACCCCGCGCGGTGGATGGCGTCGATGACGCTCGAGAGCAGCTCGGGGTCCTCGAACACGAGCGTCTCGGTGATCTCGAACTCCAGCAGCGAGGCCGGCACGTCGAAGCGCGCGCGGATGCGCTCGAAGGCCTCGAGGAAGCGCAGGTCGGTCAAGTGCCTGCGCGACAGGTTCACCGACACCGGCACGGGGCGCTCGCCCGCGCGGATCCACGCGCGCAGAAGAGCGCACACCTGCTCGAATATGTGCAGGTCGAGCTCGACCACGAACCCGTTGCGCTCGAACAGCGGGATGAAGTCGCCCGGCATGACGAGGCCGCGCACGGGGTCCCTCCAGCGCACGAGCGCCTCGGCGCCCGCCACCGCGTTCGCGCGCACGTCGAGCTTCGGCTGCAGGTGCACCTCGAACTCGCCGGCGGCCAGCGCGTCGCGCATGCGGTTCTCGATGTCCTTCTCCGTGGACAGCCGCACGCGGTCCTCGTTGCTGTAGAAGCGGCAGACGCACAGCCGCTCGCCGCGCGACGAGCCGTCCTTCTTCTTGCGGGCCACGTTGGCGCGGTCCTGGATGCGCATCATGGGAAGCGCCGGATCGTCCACCGCATACACGCCGGCCGTGAAGGTGAGCACGTAGGTGGGCACGCCGTCGATGGCGAGGCGCTTGTTCGCGTCCACCGCCATGCGCTCGATGCGGCTCGCGAGCGCACGGGGCTCGTCGTTGCGCATAAGCAGGTTGAACACGTCTGCCGAGATGCGCCCAACAAGCTCGCCTTTCCCCAGGTGGCTGGCGAAGCACTCGTTCACGAGCCCCAGCACCGCGTCTCCCTGCTCGAGGCCGAACTGGTCGTTGATCACCTTGAACTTCTCGATGTCCACGGCCACGAGGGCGAAGGCGCCGGGCGGCGCGGCCTGCACGGCGGCGGTCGCGTCCATGTCGAAGCTCGTGCGGTTGCGCCCGCCCGTCACCGGGTCCACGAACGCGAGGGTGCGCAGACGCTCGTTGGCCACCTCCGCGCGGTGGCGCTGTTCGACCACCTCGGTAGTGTCCAGGTACAGCACGAGGTAGACCGGATCGCCGTCCTTCCAGTCGATGCATTCGGCCACCACCGTGAAGAACGCCTTGCGGCCCGTGCAGCTCTTGGCCTCCACCTCGAACGTTGCGGGCAGGCCCTGGCGGAACGCCTCGTAGCGCGCGCCGATGGCCTCCGCGTTGTAGGCCAGGTTCTCTTCGAACAGCCGCTGGGTGACATCCTCGCCGATGGTGCCGAAGAACTCCTCGAACCGGTGGTTGCCCCACATGAGCTTGATGCCGCCCGGAGTCACGCGGTAGCGCGCGACGAAGCCCGGCAGGTTCTCGAAGGTCATGGAGCGCTCCCGCTGCATCTGCACGACGTCGTCCACGCCGGTGAACGTCGCATAGATCACCGGGATGCCGTCCACCTGCTCGTTGGTGAACAGCCCCACCACGCGGATCCACATGCGGTTGCCGCCCTTCACCGGCATGTGCAGCAAACACTCGTAGCCGGGCTCGCCCGCCGCCACGGCCTCCATGACTATGCGGGCGAGATCGGAGAACTCGTCGGGGTAGTCGGCGAAGTAGTCGGCCACGTTGTTGTTGAACAGCCCCTCGTACTCCTGGCGCGTGTAGCCCGTCAGCTGGTAGTAGAAGTCGTTGGCCCACACCACCTCGAACCGCTCGGTCATGAGGTGCTTGCTCACGCTCACGCGCAAAGCGCTCATGAGCATGTTGTACTCGCGTAGAAGCGAGCCCGAATCCAGGGCGATGGGCCCGGAGCTGCGCGAGACGTCGGGCTCGGCCGGGGTAAGGCCGGCGAACGCCTTCTCGCGATGGAACGAGCGTTTCTGCTCGTACATCTGCGCGTCGGCGGCCTGCAGAAGCGCGTTCACGTCGGCGCATTCGGGGGCCCACTGCGCGCCGAGCGACACGTGGCGCTGCCAGCGGCCGTCCTCTCCGCCGAGGGCCTCCTCCAACCGTCCCACCAGCTCGTCGAAGCGCTCGCGCGACATGCCGGGGGCAAGCGCCACGAACTCGTCGCCGCCGATGCGGTACACGTCGAAGCCGACGAGCGCGCGCTTCATGGCCCCGGCGCTCTCACGCAGAAGCTCGTCGCCGCAGTCGTGGCCGTACAGGTCGTTGACGTCCTTGAGGTCGTTGAGATCCAGGAACACCGCGCCGAGCGAGGGGGCGCCGCCCTGCTTCTCGAGGCGCTCGACATCGGCCATGTAGCGATTGCGGTTGCACAGGCCGGTGAGCGAGTCGTGGAAGCTCAGGCGCGTGAGCTTGCGCTCGGTGGCGATGCGCTGCTCGGTCATGAGGAAGAAGTAGCCCAGCGTGTTGAGCAGGGAGGCGGCGCTGCGCAGCTTCGCCGTCGGCGCGTTCTCCACGCCGAGGAAGCCCACGACGCCGCCCTCGTGCTCGAGCGGGGCCACGGCGACGCTGCGCACGCCGCGCCGCACGAAATCGGCGTATGCATCCGGGTGGCGCCCGCGCAGCGTCCGCACGTCGCTCACCACCACGCCCTCGCTGTCGGCGAAGTGGCGCGTCCAGCGCTGCAGCAGCTCTTGGAGGACCTCTTCGTCGAGCCCGCCGTAGAGCGGCTCCTTGCCCGGGGCGGTCCATTCGCGCACCACGCAGTCTTCCGCCGAGGAGTCGTACAAGAAGGCACGGTCGGCCTCCATGAACGCTCCCACCTGATCGAGCAGGAGGGTCGCGGCGTCCTGCGCATCGCGGGCGCGGTACAGCTCGCGCACGCAGCGCAGCGCCGAGCCCTCCGCCTGCAGCGCGTTTTCCAGCGCATCGCCCCGCACGTCGGTGGGCACGGAATCGAGCGCCACCTCAAGGCGCGCCGGACGCCCGTGCCAATCGATGATCAGGTCTTTCACCAGATAGCGGCGCTTCGAGGAAGGGCT is part of the Arabiibacter massiliensis genome and encodes:
- the rpsA gene encoding 30S ribosomal protein S1, with protein sequence MTDIKNTSVIDFEDISDAEMNAMIDGTLTEFDEGDLVDGTVVKIEHDEVLVDIGFKSEGVIPSRELSIRKDADPSDIVELGEKIEALVLQKEDKDGRLILSKKRAEYERAWIRVEEKFKAGEVVTGEVIEVVKGGLILDIGLRGFLPASLVDLRRVKDLDMYLGTEIEARVIEMDRNRNNVVLSRRVLLEEGRKNERAEILAKLTKGMRLKGTVSSIVDFGAFVDLGGIDGLVHISELSWNHVNHPSEVVKVGDEVEVEVLDVDLQRERISLGLKQTTEDPWIKLVESYPVGTIVDGKVTKIVPFGAFIELGQSIEGLVHISEMAMKHIDTPAQVVKAGDEVKVKVMEINPERRRISLSMKAAAADLGFEIEVDETIQAEEKPAKKKAEKKEEAAPVAEEPAAE
- a CDS encoding EAL domain-containing protein, with translation MLEYLDNLSEIVYVADLETHELLYLNEAGKRHYGVDDVRGRKCYEALQGEEAPCPYCTNERLSFDEPYTWEYASPSSKRRYLVKDLIIDWHGRPARLEVALDSVPTDVRGDALENALQAEGSALRCVRELYRARDAQDAATLLLDQVGAFMEADRAFLYDSSAEDCVVREWTAPGKEPLYGGLDEEVLQELLQRWTRHFADSEGVVVSDVRTLRGRHPDAYADFVRRGVRSVAVAPLEHEGGVVGFLGVENAPTAKLRSAASLLNTLGYFFLMTEQRIATERKLTRLSFHDSLTGLCNRNRYMADVERLEKQGGAPSLGAVFLDLNDLKDVNDLYGHDCGDELLRESAGAMKRALVGFDVYRIGGDEFVALAPGMSRERFDELVGRLEEALGGEDGRWQRHVSLGAQWAPECADVNALLQAADAQMYEQKRSFHREKAFAGLTPAEPDVSRSSGPIALDSGSLLREYNMLMSALRVSVSKHLMTERFEVVWANDFYYQLTGYTRQEYEGLFNNNVADYFADYPDEFSDLARIVMEAVAAGEPGYECLLHMPVKGGNRMWIRVVGLFTNEQVDGIPVIYATFTGVDDVVQMQRERSMTFENLPGFVARYRVTPGGIKLMWGNHRFEEFFGTIGEDVTQRLFEENLAYNAEAIGARYEAFRQGLPATFEVEAKSCTGRKAFFTVVAECIDWKDGDPVYLVLYLDTTEVVEQRHRAEVANERLRTLAFVDPVTGGRNRTSFDMDATAAVQAAPPGAFALVAVDIEKFKVINDQFGLEQGDAVLGLVNECFASHLGKGELVGRISADVFNLLMRNDEPRALASRIERMAVDANKRLAIDGVPTYVLTFTAGVYAVDDPALPMMRIQDRANVARKKKDGSSRGERLCVCRFYSNEDRVRLSTEKDIENRMRDALAAGEFEVHLQPKLDVRANAVAGAEALVRWRDPVRGLVMPGDFIPLFERNGFVVELDLHIFEQVCALLRAWIRAGERPVPVSVNLSRRHLTDLRFLEAFERIRARFDVPASLLEFEITETLVFEDPELLSSVIDAIHRAGYRCSMDDFGSGYSSLNVLKNLEVDVLKLDRAFFGDPNCDEARGAAIIDAVIAMARQLGMDTVAEGVETEAQLGFLAKAGCDYIQGYLFSRPVDAAAFERLVFGAEVPGGARELGCVGGACRLDRKQAGSAGRGGESG